The DNA segment CATGATTCGCGGCATCGAGGCCACGCTCTATGCGCGCCTGACCGACGACGGCCTGGATCTCGCCGCCCTGTACCAGTCGCGCTATGCCGACGAACCCTTCGTCGATTTCATGGCCGGCGGCAGCCCGGACACCCGCTCGGTGCGCGGCTCCAACGACTGCCGCATCGCCGTGGCACGCCAGGGCGACATCGTCATCGTACAGTCGGTGATCGACAATCTGGTCAAGGGTGCTGCCGGACAGGCGGTGCAGAACATGAACCTCATGTTCGGATTCGACGAGACGCTCGGTCTGGAAGCCCTGGCCATGTTGCCTTGAACGGCAGCCAAGGTAGACGCATTTCCGATCACTGAAATACGTCAACCCGTCCAGCGCCAGGGTACCCGGTCACCTATCGGAACCTGGCCACACCCGGCCCAGTTTCGAAAGCGCTGGGCTCTTGCGGAGAAACAGATGAACGCCGAAGCCGATCTCGAAGCCCCACTCGTCTTTACCGCGTCCGCCGCGTCCAAGGTCGCCGAGCTCATCCGCGACGAGGGCAATCCCGGACTCATGTTGCGCGTCTACATCCAGGGCGGAGGCTGTTCCGGATTCCAGTACGGCTTCACCTTCGACGAGGACGTGCAGGACGGGGATACCGAGATCGTGACCGATGGGGTCAAACTGCTCGTCGACCCCATGAGCCTGCAATATCTGATGGGTGCCGAGATCGACTATACGGAAGGGCTGCAAGGTGCGCAGTTCGTCATTCGCAATCCGAATGCCACGACGACCTGCGGCTGCGGCTCCTCGTTCTCGGCCTGATCGACACCAGACAGGCTCCGAGATCACGAACTCGGACGCGGGCGATTCAACGTCGGCCCGCGTCCGCCCATACTTCAGTTGGGCTGAGGCGGAAGCTGGAGAGGGATGATGTGCGAGGGCAGATGCGTGCCCTGATTGGCTTGGCTTGGTCGATTGGCGAAATGGTCGAAGATGGCGTAACCCGCTCCAGCCACCGCCAGCAGCGCCAGAATCCGCAGGAACATCCCCAAGCCGAATCGACGCTTACGGCGCGGGGTCCATTCGGTGCGTTTGAATTTGTAGTCACGCATCATCGAAAATCTGCAATATTTCAAGAAATAACGCGATGTTTTCGCGTTTTGGCTAGTGTAGTCGCAAAGGCCCCGATCGAACAAGGTTCCCCGGCCGAATGCTCGGGCCGACCGCGCGCGGCTTGTCTCGCCGTGGCGCGCGTCGTAACCTCCCGCCCTTTGCGCCCAGAGGCGCTTCCCTGAACATGCGGACCGATACAGCCACCATGGAATCCGTCGAGCGATCACTCGCGCTCATTCAGCGCGGCACCGAAGAAATCCTGCTGCACGACGCCCTGCGCAAGAAGCTGGAGCAGGGGCGACCACTGCGCATCAAGGCCGGTTTCGATCCGACTGCGCCGGATCTGCACCTCGGTCACACGGTGCTCATCAACAAACTGCGCCAGTTCCAGGAACTCGGGCACGAGATCCTGTTCCTGATCGGTGACTTCACCGGCATGATCGGCGATCCCACCGGCAAGAGCGTGACGCGCAAACCCCTGTCGCGCGAAGAGATCGAACAGAACGCCCAGACCTATAAGGATCAGGTATTCCGCATCCTCGATCCGGACAAGACCCGGATCCTCTTCAACTCCCACTGGCTCGATGACCTCGGGACGGCC comes from the Allochromatium tepidum genome and includes:
- the erpA gene encoding iron-sulfur cluster insertion protein ErpA; this translates as MNAEADLEAPLVFTASAASKVAELIRDEGNPGLMLRVYIQGGGCSGFQYGFTFDEDVQDGDTEIVTDGVKLLVDPMSLQYLMGAEIDYTEGLQGAQFVIRNPNATTTCGCGSSFSA